Proteins encoded together in one Deinococcus planocerae window:
- a CDS encoding arsinothricin resistance N-acetyltransferase ArsN1 family A, giving the protein MPASRAATPDDARTVTRIYNQGIADRIATFETRERSEAEVAERLRGPHPAVVALDEVGEVVAFAWSGPYSTREAYATIGDHGVYVGREARGRGYGEVALRALMDAAREAGLHKLTSRVLVDNAASRRLHARCGFREVGVHRRHARQGGEWRDVVTVEVLLDEEPGSG; this is encoded by the coding sequence ATGCCTGCCTCCCGAGCGGCCACGCCGGACGACGCCCGCACCGTCACCCGCATCTACAACCAGGGCATCGCCGACCGGATCGCCACCTTCGAGACGAGGGAGCGTTCGGAGGCCGAGGTGGCGGAGCGGCTGCGGGGACCACACCCCGCCGTCGTGGCGCTGGACGAGGTGGGAGAGGTCGTCGCCTTCGCCTGGAGCGGCCCCTACAGCACACGGGAGGCGTACGCGACCATCGGCGACCACGGGGTTTATGTGGGGCGGGAGGCGAGGGGGCGGGGGTACGGCGAGGTGGCCCTCCGTGCGTTGATGGACGCGGCACGGGAGGCGGGGCTGCACAAGCTCACCAGCCGCGTCCTCGTGGACAACGCGGCCAGCCGCCGCCTGCACGCGCGTTGCGGCTTCCGCGAGGTGGGCGTCCACCGCCGCCACGCTCGGCAAGGCGGCGAGTGGCGGGACGTGGTGACGGTGGAGGTATTGCTGGACGAGGAGCCGGGAAGCGGGTGA
- the rpsO gene encoding 30S ribosomal protein S15, producing MIDKKQTIQTFAQSEKDTGSTPVQIALLTERINNLSKHLTENKKDKHGQRGLQLLNGQRRRLLKYLERTDYDGYIALTDRLNIRRGQRIVR from the coding sequence GTGATCGACAAGAAACAGACCATCCAGACGTTTGCCCAGAGCGAGAAAGACACCGGCAGCACCCCCGTGCAGATCGCGCTGCTCACCGAGCGCATCAACAACCTCTCCAAGCACCTGACCGAGAACAAGAAGGACAAGCACGGCCAGCGCGGCCTGCAACTCCTCAACGGCCAGCGCCGCCGCCTCCTGAAGTACCTCGAGCGCACCGACTACGACGGCTACATCGCCCTCACCGACCGCCTGAACATTCGCCGCGGCCAGCGCATCGTCCGCTGA
- a CDS encoding XRE family transcriptional regulator has product MTVLSPDLPRWLRERRASLGLRQDEVARLTALHGGEAGSVTQPYLSRLERGTRPLKALTPSRQDALRRALEISASEWVARTGLPLLSAPGAGAELLGTLDLIRVPVRALATAGLPLSEDQGSVIDHELVPAREHRPGMLVLEVQGDSMSTGEGGAGGIRPGDRIYVDPGDLDLREGRIYVLHVPGLGLTVKRLRRYGPHVWLTSDNPDHPPVKPEEATVVGRVYFHQPRGNRL; this is encoded by the coding sequence TGGCTGCGCGAACGCCGGGCGAGCCTGGGCCTGCGCCAGGACGAGGTGGCGCGCCTGACGGCCCTGCACGGGGGTGAGGCGGGCAGCGTGACGCAGCCGTACCTCAGCCGCCTGGAGCGGGGAACCCGGCCCCTGAAGGCGCTGACTCCTTCCCGGCAAGACGCCCTGCGGCGGGCCCTGGAGATCAGCGCGAGCGAGTGGGTGGCGCGCACGGGCTTGCCGCTGCTGAGCGCCCCGGGGGCGGGGGCCGAACTGCTGGGCACCCTCGACCTGATCCGGGTGCCCGTGCGGGCCCTGGCGACGGCGGGGCTGCCGCTGTCGGAGGACCAGGGGAGCGTGATCGACCACGAACTCGTTCCGGCGCGCGAGCACCGACCGGGAATGCTGGTGCTGGAGGTGCAGGGCGACTCCATGAGCACGGGGGAAGGCGGCGCGGGCGGCATCCGCCCCGGTGACCGCATCTACGTGGACCCCGGCGACCTCGACCTGCGCGAGGGCCGGATCTACGTTCTGCACGTTCCCGGCCTGGGCCTGACCGTCAAGCGGCTGCGGCGGTACGGCCCCCACGTCTGGCTCACGAGCGACAACCCCGACCACCCCCCCGTCAAGCCCGAGGAGGCCACCGTCGTCGGGCGGGTGTACTTCCACCAGCCGCGGGGCAACCGCCTCTGA
- a CDS encoding gamma-glutamylcyclotransferase family protein yields the protein MARVQAKPLTRVFVYGTLMPGERNAHVAARGGAFVARPAHLPGFRLLHLLPEAYPAVVPGSAEDGVRGHVLTYAPEDWGAALPFLDALEGVGEVPPLYTRERVTVTLEGGETQAAWVYVYANAPRLACPGVVPLPDGDWRRAPDRARPRPGDR from the coding sequence ATGGCCCGCGTGCAGGCCAAGCCCCTCACCCGAGTTTTCGTCTACGGGACCCTGATGCCCGGCGAGCGCAACGCCCACGTGGCCGCGCGGGGCGGCGCGTTCGTGGCCCGGCCCGCCCATCTCCCCGGCTTCCGCCTCCTGCACCTCCTCCCCGAGGCGTACCCGGCGGTCGTGCCCGGCAGCGCGGAGGACGGGGTACGCGGCCACGTCCTCACCTACGCCCCCGAGGACTGGGGGGCCGCCCTCCCCTTCCTCGACGCGCTGGAGGGCGTGGGCGAGGTGCCGCCCCTCTACACGCGGGAGCGGGTGACTGTGACGTTGGAGGGCGGCGAGACGCAGGCCGCCTGGGTGTACGTGTACGCGAACGCCCCGCGCCTCGCCTGCCCCGGCGTGGTGCCCCTTCCCGACGGCGACTGGCGGAGGGCACCGGACCGGGCCCGTCCTCGACCGGGAGACCGTTAG
- a CDS encoding helix-turn-helix transcriptional regulator, which translates to MTDPAPDSQWTFLTNHSHVLLCLVRDPGATLRQVAERVGITERAVQRIVRDLEQAGVITRRRQGRRNSYTVDPGFHLRHPLEAHRTVGHLLALLEEAPEAETALQPA; encoded by the coding sequence ATGACCGACCCTGCCCCCGACAGCCAGTGGACCTTCCTGACCAACCACAGCCACGTGCTGCTGTGTCTGGTGCGGGACCCGGGCGCCACCCTGCGGCAGGTGGCCGAACGGGTGGGCATCACCGAGCGGGCGGTGCAGCGGATCGTGCGGGACCTGGAGCAGGCGGGGGTGATCACGCGCCGCCGTCAGGGCCGCCGCAACAGCTACACGGTGGACCCCGGCTTCCACCTGCGTCACCCGCTGGAGGCGCACCGAACGGTCGGGCACCTCCTCGCCCTGCTGGAGGAGGCGCCCGAGGCGGAAACCGCCCTCCAGCCCGCCTGA
- a CDS encoding tRNA-binding protein, with translation MATELKTTVTYEDTLGRLDIRLGRVMEVEVEPSTPKASYRLTVDFGKYGRRVSVGRFTGHAPGELLGRQVVGVLNFEPRQIGDATSEVLILGVQFPGAASGEATVLTPVKEAKLGGKVF, from the coding sequence ATGGCGACGGAACTGAAGACGACCGTAACGTACGAGGACACCCTGGGGCGGCTGGACATCCGGCTGGGGCGCGTGATGGAGGTCGAGGTCGAGCCGAGCACCCCGAAGGCGTCCTACCGGCTGACCGTGGACTTCGGGAAGTACGGGCGCCGGGTCAGCGTAGGCCGTTTCACCGGGCACGCGCCCGGGGAGTTGCTGGGCCGTCAGGTGGTGGGGGTGCTGAACTTCGAGCCGCGCCAGATCGGCGACGCGACCTCGGAGGTCCTCATTCTCGGGGTGCAGTTTCCGGGGGCCGCGAGCGGGGAGGCAACTGTTCTCACTCCTGTAAAGGAGGCCAAACTCGGTGGCAAGGTGTTCTGA